AGATCGAGAACGTGGGCACCACCTACTACGTGATCGGCATCAACGCGGTGGCGCCCGTCGTGGAGGGCATACGGATCGCCCGGGAGAAGTTCGGCGAGCCGGTGACCACGGAGAAGATCCGGCAGGCCATGGAGACGCTCCGGGACTTCGACGAGGGCGGGCTGATCGCGCCGATCACCCTGACTCCCAAGGACCACGAGGGCGGCGGCTTCGGCCGGATCAGCCAGTGGGACGGGACGAAGTGGGTGCCGAAGAGCGGCTGGTTCAACGCCTACCGGGAGATCGTCTGGGACCTCGTGAAGAAGTCCGCGGAGGAGTTCCAGCGGTCCGGCAAGTGACCGAAGCGATCCTCGCAGTCCGCAACGTCGAGGTGATCTACGACCGCGTCTTCCTCGCCGTCAAGGGCGTCTCGCTGGAGGTGCCCGCGGGCGGTATGGTGGCACTGCTCGGCGCCAACGGCGCCGGGAAGAGCACGATGCTGAAGGCGATCAGCGGGCTGCTCGGTCCCGAGCGGGGCGACGTCACCCGTGGCGAGATCCGGTTCGCGGGGCGGGACGTCCTCCGGCTCGGTCCGGCGGAGCGGGTCCGTCTCGGTCTCGTCCACGTGCTCGAGGGACGGCGCGTCTTCGAGCATCTGACGCCCGACGAGAACCTGCTGGCGGCGTCGACGGTCCACCGGGACCGTCGACGCGTCGCCGAGCTCAGGGAGCGGGTGTACGAATACTTTCCGCGCCTGCCCGAGCGTCGAAAGGCGCAGGCCGGGTACCTCTCCGGTGGGGAGCAGCAGATGCTCGCCATCGGGCGGGCCCTCATGACCGGGCCGAAGCTGCTCCTGCTCGACGAGCCGAGCCTCGGCCTGGCGCCCGCGCTGGTGATCGAGATCTTCCGGATCCTCGTCCGTATCAACCGCGAGGAGCGCGTGAGCATCCTGCTCGTCGAGCAGAACGCGACCGCGGCGCTGGACGTGGTGCACCACGCGTACCTCCTCGAGAACGGACGCGTCGTCATGGAGGGAGCCTCCGACGTGCTCAAGAAGAACCCCGACATCAAGGACTTCTACCTGGCCGGCGCCGGCGCCCTGAACTACCACGAGGTGAAGCACTACCGGCGCCGCAAGCGGTGGCTGGCGTGAGGGTTCCAGGTGGCCGGCCCGCGCCGGTGGCGGTGATCCCGTGAGCGAGGACGGCCGGGTACTCGCCGGCCGCGTGGCCCTCGTTACCGGCGCCGGGCGGGGCATCGGGTATGCCATCGCGCAGGCACTCGGCGGGGCCGGGGCGACGGTGGCGTGCGCGGCGCGCTCGCTCGATCAGGTCGAGGCCGCCGCCGCCGCCATCCGGGCGAGGGACGGGAGCGCGCGCGCGTTCCACCTCGACGTCGCGCGGGCGGAGGACATCGCGACCCAGCTGGAGGCGATCACGCAGGCCCTGGGGCCGATCGACGTCCTCGTGAACAACGCCGGCATCACGCTGCAGAAGCGGGCCCTCGAGCTGACCGATGAGGAATGGGAGCGGGTCCTCGCCACCAACCTCACCTCGATGTTCCGCCTCGCCCGCGCGGTGGCCCCGTCGATGATCACGCGGGGCGGCGGCAAGATCATCAACGTCGGCTCGCTGTGGGGAAAGATCGGGGTGCCCCAGTTCCTGGCGTACTGCGTCAGCAAGGCCGGTGCCGATGCCCTGACCCGCTGCCTCGCCGTGGAGTGGGCCCGCCACGGCATCCGGGTCAACTGTCTCGCCCCCGGCTACATCCGCACCGACTTCTCCGTCGACGCGATGGCGGACGAGCAGACGCGGGCGCTGATCCTCTCCAGGATCCCGCTCCGCCGCCTCGGGGAGCCGGACGAGATCGGACCGCTCGCCGTGTACCTGGCGTCCCCGGCGTCGGACTTCATGACGGGGCAGACCATCTACCTCGACGGAGGAGAGGGGAGTTCATGATGACGGACGCGGCCTGGGTCGAGGACTACGGCCTCGAGCGGGAGCACCGGGAGTTTCGCGATCATTTCCGCCGCTTCGTCGCCGACAAGGTGGAGCCGCTGGCCGCCCTCGGCGAGCGGGAGCACCGCTTCCCGCTCGAGGTCTACGCGGTGCTGCGCGACAGCGGGTTCCTCGCCGTGAACTTCCCGGTCGAGTTCGG
This Candidatus Rokuibacteriota bacterium DNA region includes the following protein-coding sequences:
- a CDS encoding ABC transporter ATP-binding protein — protein: MTEAILAVRNVEVIYDRVFLAVKGVSLEVPAGGMVALLGANGAGKSTMLKAISGLLGPERGDVTRGEIRFAGRDVLRLGPAERVRLGLVHVLEGRRVFEHLTPDENLLAASTVHRDRRRVAELRERVYEYFPRLPERRKAQAGYLSGGEQQMLAIGRALMTGPKLLLLDEPSLGLAPALVIEIFRILVRINREERVSILLVEQNATAALDVVHHAYLLENGRVVMEGASDVLKKNPDIKDFYLAGAGALNYHEVKHYRRRKRWLA
- a CDS encoding 3-oxoacyl-ACP reductase family protein, encoding MSEDGRVLAGRVALVTGAGRGIGYAIAQALGGAGATVACAARSLDQVEAAAAAIRARDGSARAFHLDVARAEDIATQLEAITQALGPIDVLVNNAGITLQKRALELTDEEWERVLATNLTSMFRLARAVAPSMITRGGGKIINVGSLWGKIGVPQFLAYCVSKAGADALTRCLAVEWARHGIRVNCLAPGYIRTDFSVDAMADEQTRALILSRIPLRRLGEPDEIGPLAVYLASPASDFMTGQTIYLDGGEGSS